Genomic window (Nicotiana sylvestris chromosome 7, ASM39365v2, whole genome shotgun sequence):
GGTTGTCTGGGCCCCTCATGTTGTACTACGAGAATGGAGCCACTGGCTTGACCTTGACATCATAGGGCTTCTTCTTCACTTTTAAGTCCCGAAAGTACATGGTGAGGGTGTTGGGAAATGGGTAGTTTCGGTCGTGCTCAACCCCTACCGCAGAAATCAcacgggacatcacattgcccatgtTGATAGGGTAGCCCGCCATAATAAAAGCAATAAGCATAGCTCGGGCAAGTGGAATGGTCTGATCATGGGAAGTGGAGTCAAGTCTGCTGCATACAAAGGTCAACCACCCCCTAGCCTTGAAATTTAGAGTCCTCCGAAGTATTTTAACCCCCACTGTCAACCACTATGGAGCagtacccgggattgccaggtacgCAACTAACTAGGACAAACCTCCTCGCCCATAGCCAACTTCTCACAGTAGAGGATCTCGTCTTCTTCCCTAAACCCCAAATATTCATTCAGTGCCTTCCCAGGAAACACTACATTCTTGTTCTGCACTTTGGATACTTTTGTGCCCTTTTCGATGTGGGCCACGTTGTAGTAGAACTCCTTTACCATATGTTCATTAGCCTTCACACAATCATCTATAAAatgctcccaacccactcgagttCGAAGCTGTTTATGCATATTAGGGTATAGGGGTAGCAAGTCTCTGTCAATGAAACTCCTTTCAGGTATCAGCTTTCGTagtggccaccattccctaaacttgtggaaagCTACTTGGCTGACAAATCTATCTTCCCAAGATGCAAGTTTTCTTGTCCGTTCAACACCCTCAACCTGGGGCGCACCACCCCCGGGTACCTCCTCATTCCCCTTATCATCACCTTCTGCACTCTCcccagataatgaagctgtgggggaggtggagtactcACCGTTGCCGgttgctgagccctcagacgacccagaatgTGTATGCTCTGGAGCTTGGGTAGGGGGTGAGGGTGGAGGAGAGTCATCAGTCAGTCTCATTCTTCGGGCCAGTCAGAGACATACTCGGGTACAGAGTCAGAAGAGACATCCTAGGAAGGTACGTATTCACTTCTCGACTGGTCACAAGCTCTATCAGCTGCTTTAATATCTTTCCGTGTCTTCTTAATATTTTTTATCACTTGGGAATTAGTCGGATCATCTTCTTGCCCTTGCCTCCCCAGAAGGAAtcacctcggccgggttgtttaGCACTTCTACCTCGttgtttgaccattatctgcaagcatacacatctaacatggttagtCTAAGCACAGGCAGTGAAACAGGTATTGAAATTGAATTGTAGACAGCAGATGAAGTATTGTAGAAACAGTTGCAGAACAGAGCACCCCGGCCTGCACAAacaggagtgcggccgcattgggggcaccgcggaccgcgcaaaagtGACCACGGTCCGCATTGGGTAAAAGGCCCAAAaatcatctctctgaatctccccaccgtggtccgcacaaagtgAGATCGCGACTGCGGTGGGCtagcgcggaccgcataaagtgcaatgcggccgtgCTGGGTACAGGTTCACTATCAGTCACTTGAACACCGCGGTCCGTGCAAAATGGTAATGCGGACCGCGTcagggcaccgcagaccgcacaaaggcgaccgcagGCCGCGAAGAGTACTTTGcacaggcactaagttagggtttaagtttttgctatttttgttcaattttttcacctaacttgtccctactcatttGCCCAATATTTATGCATGTCAAGCACACAAACCCAGCCTTTAAACTATCctaaattaacaactaaataaagaagaagaaactaaagagaagaaaaagaagctaAGGCTACTGGgcatgaaaaataaaatgaaattataaaataaaacaaagaaaaatgatgaaatgttaccagattgTGATGATGAGATGCAATTAATCAGGCTAAGCAAGAATTACTATCAGAAGCGAGAGTGAACAGTAGATTTTAGGGTCTGAGTGTTCAAAGTTCGAAAAGTGTAAGTTGTGACCCTTcgtctctatttatagaaaaaggtgaGGGCCCCAGCCTTACCTACCAGCGTGGCCGCACAAAACCGAtcgcggaccgcgctgggtttgttTAATTGAagcttgagaaggcaacctccgcggaccgcacaaaatcagaccgcggccgcggaggtccaccgcggccgcggaggtccaccgcggtccgcactaaatggaatgcggccgcggtggcaaacttcagagagcaccATTTCTTGACCTtcactagtgcggaccgcacaaagtggaatgcggccgcactgggaAACTTTAGAGACTGTTCAACTTTTTTCAAAATActttgcactgcatcaactcaatccctgcaacatctcacaatcagttagctcaaaaatcaaacctacatTGCCAAGAAAAtcatagaaaacaaaaagaaaaagacatgggttgcctcccaagcagcgccagatttaatgtcgcggcacgacgcatgttaccagcacatcactttagatggagaagtgccaccacgtggctatcatcaattttcccaagataatgcttgacccgatgtccattgactctgaatacttcaccattcttgttccttagatcaagagcaccaaatggggttacgaacacaacttcaaatggcccactccactttgacttgagcttacccggaaatagacgtaaccgggaattgaacaaaaGAACCATATCTCCAATCTTGAACTCCTTGTCctgagcatatttgtcgtgaagatacttcattttgtccttgtacaaggacgagcttgAGTaagcatggaatctaaactcatcgagctcattaagttgttcaacccacagatttgccgcaacatcccattctatgTTCAACTTCCTTAAAGCcaacatggccttgtgctctaattccaccggaagatggcaagctttcccaaacaccaaccaatacggagacataccaatcggtgttttgtaagccgtacgataagcccaaagagcatcatccaactttttcgaccaatcggtcctattagcattgacagttttagacaagatgctcttaatttctctgttggagacttccacttggccactagcttgaggatgatagggggtcgaaaccttatgattgacaccataaTTAGAAAGCAAcatgtcgaaagccttgttgcaaaagtgagaccccacATCGCTAATGATAACACGAGGAGTGctaaaccttgtgaagatactctttttcagaaatgccacaacactccgggcttcattgttgagcaaagccacggcttcaacccactttgagacatagtccaccgCTACAAGAATATAAGTATTCCCACTAGAGctcacaaatggacccatgaaatcgatgccccaaacatcaaaaatatccacctcgagaatcgtattgagaggcatctcatacTTTTTAGAAATTCTGCCggctctttggcattcatcacatctcttgaccacatcacccgcatctttaaacaaggtaggccaataaaatccgcaactaagcactttagaagccgtcctTGCCCCGCCAGGATggacaccatagggagaggaatgacaagcctccaaaatacccaattgttcctcctccgggacacatcgtcgaatcacaccatcggcgcaaatcttaaacaaatatggctcgtcccaataaaatccaagctatcccgcttgagcttcttcctttgtttggaagagagctcacacgagatgattccggtaacaagataatttgCGACATCGGCGAACCACGACAttccattcattgacaccgcaaggcgTTGCTCATTGGGAAATTAATCgtttatctcaaggccgtcacaaggcctcccttcctcctccaaacgggacaagtggtccgccacttgattctcactccctTTTCGATCAACaatttccaaatcaaattcttgaagaagcaATACCCATCTCATAAATCTTGCCTTTGGGtccttcttggtcatcaaatacctaatggcggcatggtcggtgtgcactataactttggcccccaaaAGGTAAGGTCGGAGCTTTTCCATTGCAAAAACAATAGCCAATAATTCCTTCTCGGTGACTGTGTAGTTCATTTGAGCCTCGTTCATGGttttgcttgcgtagtacaccgggtggaacattttgttgattctttggcccaaaacagccccaactgcAACGTCACTAgaatcgcacatgagctcaaaaggtaagctccaatttggtgcggtaatgatgggggtagaagtcaacttgagcttaagaagctcgaatgcttgcatacaactctcatcgaacaagaactttgcatctttctctagcaacttgcacaacagGTGCACCACTTtaaaaaatcctttatgaacctccggtagaagcCCGCATGtccaaggaaactcctcacccctttgatagaagtagggggagggagcctagaaataacctcaatcttggccttatcaacttcaattcctcgcttcgagatcttgtgacccaacactataccttcttctaccataaaatgacacttttctcaattgagaacaaggttggtgtcttcacaccGGTACAACACTCTATCCAACTTTACCAAgaactcctcaaaagaatccccaaccacgttgaaatcatccatgaagacctccaagatatcctccaccatgtcggtgaaaatatccatcatgcaatgttggaaggtcgccggagcattatacaatccaaatggcattcgagagaaagcaaatgtgccataaggacatgtaaaggtagTCTTCttttggtcctccggggcaattagaatttgattttaccccgagtaaccatccagaaagcAATAGAAATCCCGCCCCGCAAGacaatcaagcatttggtcaaggaatggcaatgggaaatgatcttttctagtcgccttgttcagcttccggtaatccatacaaactctccacccggtgaccgttcTAGTAGGAATGAGCTCATtcttgtcattggtcaccacggtcataccatccttcttcggcatacattgcaccagagaagtccacgaactgtcagaaataggataaaccaccccaaCATCTAACctcttgataacctctttcttcaccacctcttgcatcgtatcatttaatcttctttgatgctccaaggaaggctttgcatcctcctccaaaatGATCTTGTACATGCAAAATgtggggcttataccccgaatgtcgaccaatgtccatccaatagcctttttccgcttttgaagtaccgccaaagtggcgtcaacctgtATGTTAGTTAAGCAAGGCGaaagaataataggtaaagtcgaatttgaacccaagaattcatacctgaggtgtggaggaagtggcttcaactccagcaccgatggctcctcaatcgatggctttgttggtggagtttttcagttttcaagatccaaagataacttcctaggatcatatgaatatgaacccataccatgcaatgcattcacgcactccactctactagaatcatcattgacatccatattaagaagtacggcctcaaggggatcttcaacattgatcatggaacttgtgtcatccactattaCAGCtttgacaatgtccacaaataaACACATCTtcgtgctattgggttgtctcattgatttgcaaacatggaatacaaccttctcatcccccactcggaatgtcaactcacccgcttcaacatcagcCAAttccttccccgtagctaggaaaggtctaccaagaataatcggcacctcatagtccacctcacaatccaatatgacaaagtcggctgACAATTTAAacttatccacccggacaagtacatcatcaattattcccaaaggtcgcttcatcgatcgatacgccatttgaagtctcattgaggttggtcgaggttgtccaattcccaaagttttgaaaaccgagtacgacatcaaatttatgctagcccccaagtcacaaagggccttggcaaaatccgcacttccgatagtacaaggggatagtaaaagctccgggttcctcaagcttgggtgccattgaatgcattatggcactcacttgatgagtcatcttaattgtttcacactccatcgacctcttctttgttaccaaatctttcatAAACTTAGcataccccggcatttgctcaagtgcctccaccaaaggcacattgattgtgaggctcttcatcatgtcaatgaactttttgaattgattgtcactcttttgctttgctaaccattgaggataaggtggaggtggtctAGGCAAGGGAGCCTTGGTCTTTggtacaaccggctcgggcatgtcaatcatatgttccctagatgggttcacggcatcttaagtctctacctcggcctcatcatcaatatcaatccgcacatcattgttcatattttgttcaaccacatcttcaacattCAAAGGCACATCATCATCACGCAACTCAACATCATCCTCCACAACTCACTTTTCTCtcgaggcatgcacatcaccgcctcttccactcctagttgtaaccgccatcacatggttgttattcccacccttcgggttcactaccgtatcattTGGTAGAGCACCtttgggacgagtattcaaagCGTGAGAAATTTTCCCTtgttgcacctccaagttccagATAGATGCATTATGAGAAGCCAATTGCgcatcggaatcttggttctttttcatcatttgatcGAACATATtctcaattctccccatatcactcccggagatactcggaccttgagaaggaaagagaggtggattgttcggttattGGTACAtgggggggcctttgaaagccttgcccccggttgccttgattTCCActattgttccatccaccttgattgttgttgtttctccaattattgttgttcccgttccaattgccttgattgttacgttgattaccccaattgttgttttgattgttgttgttccaattgccatCACCTTGTTGTTGGTTGTTAATATTCCAATTACcgccgccttgttgttgattgccccaatttccttggggacGCCATTGTTGGTTCGAAGAGTttcctctattcccttggtagttattgacatattggacctcctCGCTTTGATCATCAAAACAATCATTTGAATAACtgccaccatcattgttgttgtcatattgttcataactaccttgaggttgttgcccTATTtacctccttttcaacatagaaacaccttccattgcattgacttggcgcggatTTTGGACTTATTGCAATTGCGCCTtcgccaattgattcatagttgttgtaagctcggcagtaacttggccatgatcgtgcaattccttgtgcaaatggatgacctggggtcaccttggggcacatttgctcggctttgccttGCCGAAGaagtgtcggccatttcatcaagtacatcacatgcctcttggtaagaaagtttcataaagttccctccggccaatttgttcacaatgcattgatttgtggtgttgatgccccgataaaaggtttgttgaatcatcgcctcggtcatgtcattattagggcactctttcaccattgttctatacctTTCCCacatctcgtgcaaaggttccgttggctcttgcttgaaagctagaatttcatcccgaagagccaccatatgacttggagaaaagaacttggcaataaatttgtccgccaattcatcccatgttgtgatAGAATGATTGGGAGCCTTTCTAAcaaatccaatgctttaccccgaagagagaaagggaaaatcctcaatctcaatgcatcctcggacacgtttgtctgcttgcttgtatccacgaaccctttcaagtgcttgtaggcattttgatcggaggtgcccatgaaataccctctttgctcgagcaaggtcaacataacatttgtgatttgaaagttccccgcccggattcggggaggaacaatagcactggcgtatccttgatttggtagaactctgggagccactctcggcggtggcggaggagggtctggaatattgttgttctcatttgcattggcCTGACGGCCTCTATGTTGAGCTTGAGGTAAAACCTCGTCTTGttctaaatcctctacctcctcccccactaTCACATTGCctagagggtcatttgcattaagagccattgtacctgagtGATCGACACatacaaaattagtaaacaagaaggaaagagaagcaaaacacaaaactaactaaacagatagtcaacatcgtaagctccccggcaacggcgccaaaaaagtgatcgctgccaactcgatGCTACACCAAGGTAGGAAGAGTGGGTCGCAATaccttttacccgatatgagggccgggatcgatttcctcagggagctagtagtggagttggattgtctgtctagcctagagatgtgtttgtactcctaatgtcacttcaaacttttttgggttttcaaattataaatACTTTTATAAAACTaatgattaacactaaattatactACGAGaagattgctaagttgtatctaataggaATAAGGgcattagggtcgtgacactacctaggtggctaattgacgggtagatgttacttaggttcgattgacataattggggcttatgctataaccgttgcacaattttacccactctcacacctctcggtagagagagtgatttttcccaattgaccctctcgagaccaaatgggtaggcaaattagaccaagcaactagggttcaagtagggtgattactctctcgagatttaacccgttaattgggactatcatttctcatgagtccatcacaattccttgttgggtcaattttggggatatagactctctttctcaagtagagttaaacccacaaagcttgaatcagtgtttgcaaccaccaattctagattaaaacataaaatcaacccaaatagcaaacacccatagtcaatctaaccttagatggaaacacccatcaattacccacactagggttgagccacaaccctagctaatgggtttagctactcatgctagataaagaaattgaagaaatagatgaagaactaagcatattaattaattgctaaaatgaaactacaataatctatcgtaaatgtaaagcaaaaatgccaaaaatggctacaataaTCGTTCCTAGGAGCGCAGCTCTCGTCTGAAGAAAAAAGATAcaaagataacctaaaaatggtaaaatgttctatttatactaggctggaaaaattggacaaaaatacccctgcagggttagtgcgggccgcactaaatggaccgcggccgcactgggccctttgactttgacttttgcttctctgaatTTGGACTCCACAGACCACGTAGAATGGAGCGTGGCCGCAGAGGGAGCTGTCGCGGTCCACACAatcacgaccgcggaccgcatggcattGGCTTGGCAAAATATCGACTCTCTGAATCTCTTgcccgcggaccgcacaaaagagtagtgtggCTGCGGAGCCTTGACCGTGGACCACGAGATATGTACCGCGGCTGCGTTGCTTGGAGCCTAGTTTagccaactctctgaaccacctagtgcggccgcattcaactttgcgcggtccgcactagaccTTCTTCccttagatttcttggtctttgatacttaagcaggtttcactcctttttgagccgatctttgacatttcgtcactttgtcgatcaaacctgcaatcaagcacaacttgtgagccttttgggactattttgtaacaatatatgatcaaagcatatgcaagtaggggcataaaacatgttaaaattcTAACTTAtcattgggtcacatgaaatgcacacccgagtttgaggaaattaatttaaatagcgcgcctaaagcaactacgcactttcaagtttgcgagggccatggaaaatttaactaatggcacacctcgattctaaTTTTAAAGGAAGTTCGAACtaagcttttgagggccataaactatatcTTACTTAATATGACACGCCTCAAATCTAATTGTTTAAAAGATTTCTTATTCTAAAATTATTAGGGATATAGACTAATGGTGTTatttaatatggcacacctcacttAAGTAAAGAATTATTTTAAACAAACACAATTTGGAACTATTATTTGCCTAACCGTTGAAGTTACGCATGGATTTTCAGCATTTGGGCCATGCTTGCTACACACAAAACTGGCCGCATCATTAAAATAACCAAATGGGCCCGAACCAAACTGTGTTTTTTACATTAGCCCAAATTCAAATCATTTCccctttgtcacacctcctttttactacaccccgtaaagggtgtaaataaagggagtttttccaattaaaggacaat
Coding sequences:
- the LOC138873471 gene encoding uncharacterized protein, with protein sequence MPEPVVPKTKAPLPRPPPPYPQWLAKQKSDNQFKKFIDMMKSLTINVPLVEALEQMPGYAKFMKDLVTKKRSMECETIKMTHQVDYEVPIILGRPFLATGKELADVEAGELTFRVGDEKVVFHVCKSMRQPNSTKMCLFVDIVKAVIVDDTSSMINVEDPLEAVDATLAVLQKRKKAIGWTLVDIRGISPTFCMYKIILEEDAKPSLEHQRRLNDTMQEVVKKEVIKRLDVGVVYPISDSSWTSLVQCMPKKDGMTVVTNDKNELIPTRTVTGWRVCMDYRKLNKATRKDHFPLPFLDQMLDCLAGRDFYCFLDGYSG